Proteins encoded in a region of the Homo sapiens chromosome 9, GRCh38.p14 Primary Assembly genome:
- the OR1L1 gene encoding olfactory receptor 1L1 gives MGRNNLTRPSEFILLGLSSRPEDQKPLFAVFLPIYLITVIGNLLIILAIRSDTRLQTPMYFFLSILSFVDICYVTVIIPKMLVNFLSETKTISYSECLTQMYFFLAFGNTDSYLLAAMAIDRYVAICNPFHYITIMSHRCCVLLLVLSFCIPHFHSLLHILLTNQLIFCASNVIHHFFCDDQPVLKLSCSSHFVKEITVMTEGLAVIMTPFSCIIISYLRILITVLKIPSAAGKRKAFSTCGSHLTVVTLFYGSISYLYFQPLSNYTVKDQIATIIYTVLTPMLNPFIYSLRNKDMKQGLAKLMHRMKCQ, from the coding sequence ATGGGAAGAAATAACCTAACAAGACCCTCTGAATTCATCCTCCTTGGACTCTCCTCTCGACCTGAGGATCAGAAGCCGCTCTTTGCTGTGTTCCTCCCCATCTACCTTATCACAGTGATAGGAAACCTGCTTATCATCCTGGCCATCCGCTCAGACACTCGTCTCCAGACGCCCATGTACTTCTTTCTAAGCATCCTGTCTTTTGTTGACATTTGCTATGTGACAGTCATTATCCCTAAGATGCTGGTGAACTTCTTATCAGAGACAAAGACCATCTCTTACAGTGAGTGTCTGACCCAGATGTACTTTTTCTTAGCCTTTGGAAACACAGACAGTTACCTGCTAGCAGCCATGGCCATTGACCGCTATGTGGCCATATGTAATCCCTTCCACTACATCACCATTATGAGTCACAGATGCTGTGTCCTGCTTCTGGTTCTCTCCTTCTGCATTCCACATTTTCACTCCCTCCTGCACATTCTTCTGACTAATCAGCTCATCTTCTGTGCCTCAAATGTCATCCATCACTTTTTCTGCGATGATCAACCAGTGCTAAAATTGTCCTGTTCCTCCCATTTTGTCAAAGAAATCACAGTAATGACAGAAGGCTTGGCTGTCATAATGACCCCGTTTTCATGCATCATCATCTCTTATTTAAGAATCCTCATCACTGTTCTGAAGATTCCTTCAGCTGCTGGAAAGCGTAAAGCATTTTCTACCTGTGGCTCTCATCTCACAGTGGTGACCCTGTTTTATGGAAGCATTAGCTATCTCTATTTTCAGCCCCTGTCCAACTATACTGTCAAGGATCAAATAGCAACAATTATCTACACCGTACTGACTCCTATGCTAAATCCATTTATCTATAGTCTGAGGAACAAAGACATGAAGCAGGGTTTGGCAAAGTTGATGCACAGGATGAAATGTCAGTAA